Genomic segment of Vibrio celticus:
CTCCCAAGTGGTCAGAAATCAATTTCGCAATAGTGCAGGCTTCATACCCTGTGCTCTCGGACATACGCTGAGAAGCTCGCCCACTTAGAGCAACCTGCTTTATGGTTATCCCATTAGCAACAGCTCGATAAACAGCCAGAACAGCCAGAAGAATAGTCGTTTTTCCAGTACCTGCGCCACCTGAAATACAAGTAACTGGAGCAAGGACTGCACCAATTACCGCCTCTCGCTGCTCTTCTGTCAGCTCAAACAGCAGAGTACTCTCAAATTGAGATAAAGCTTCACGAACATCTATTTCAGTAACTGATCGTTCCCATATCGCTAAGAGTGACCCTTCACCCCGTTTTCTATTGATTTTGTCAGTGATCGTTCGAGCAACTTTGTCTTCGATTAGTGCGCTTCCTATCGGAACTAACCCTTTATCGCCAACTCTGACTAATATGTTGTGTGCTATGGCAACATCAACCATGGACTTCAACGCTTTCTTGCGTCTTATTAGCTTAAAAGCAGCAGCACACAAGGCTTCTTCGTGAACGACAATATCACCCATTTTAAAAGTCAAATTTGCAGCAGCCTGTTCAGCTACAGCACAAAGCACTTGGGGGCTATCGAGGCTCATATTCAACGACTCCGCCAGAGCCAGAGCTTCTTTCCATGTTGCGCCCAGCGCCAGTAGTAGAAAAGGGTTTTGTTTGACGGTTTGAATAGCTTTAGGCCCAAACACTTCGATCATTCTTCGGCCAAGGTGCGGATTCATATTTGACTTCTGCACCCATTCAATCGCTTCCATCATTTGACCATCAGGCCAGTAGTGGACAAGTGAATAGGCACGTTGTTTATCCACACCTTTTATCAAACAAAGCCGCTCGATGTCTTTGTCGAGGATAATTTGCTCAATATTCTCGGTACGAGCGACTCTACTTGCTATGACACTACCTACACCTTCGACATTCTTAGCCAAATAGAAAGCCAATACTTCTCCAGAAAGCCTTTTAAACAAAGCACTTTTAGCGACTAGCAGATCTTCTGTATTACGCCATCCTTCAATTTCATACGTCTGACTGGTCAACTCTCCTTGAACCTCCCAAAGAGTGCCAACTTTCACCTCAGAAAAAACGTTTTTGGGAAAACTAATGGCTAAAGTTCTAGTTCTCGGCACTTGGGAGCCATCAGGCGAAACAGCTATCGCTGTCGCCTGATGAAATTGACGAATGTTCGTTACTTGGACTGTCATCAATCCCATCCAGACAACTCCCCATAATTACGAACCACCGCAGCTTCTCGCGACTTCTGAATACCCAGCTCTTGACGTAACTCTTGGTTCTCCGACCTGAGCGAAGCAAGTTCAGATTTAAGTGGACTTAATTCAGCTTTAACTTCAGCCAATTCTTTCCTTAATCTACTCATTTCTGCTGAATTCTGATTAGAGCGCCTCTCGGCTCTCTCACGCGCATCTTTATGAGAAGCAATGGATTCATTAGACTCCCCATACCAACGCATCTCTGCCTCAACTAGAAGCTCTTTGAGCTTAGGGTTTCCATTGACACTTAGTTGAGACCGTTTCAACACACCTTCATCAATAAGATTTGCTCGGTTAACCTTGTCTCCATTGCGGTACTCTCCGAAGTCATTCAACTCATCCCGTTCAGCAATCCAACTTATAAGGCGGTTAATTGTTTCTTGTGCTTTCAATTGACTCATCGCTGCCTTCCTCAA
This window contains:
- a CDS encoding AAA family ATPase; protein product: MGLMTVQVTNIRQFHQATAIAVSPDGSQVPRTRTLAISFPKNVFSEVKVGTLWEVQGELTSQTYEIEGWRNTEDLLVAKSALFKRLSGEVLAFYLAKNVEGVGSVIASRVARTENIEQIILDKDIERLCLIKGVDKQRAYSLVHYWPDGQMMEAIEWVQKSNMNPHLGRRMIEVFGPKAIQTVKQNPFLLLALGATWKEALALAESLNMSLDSPQVLCAVAEQAAANLTFKMGDIVVHEEALCAAAFKLIRRKKALKSMVDVAIAHNILVRVGDKGLVPIGSALIEDKVARTITDKINRKRGEGSLLAIWERSVTEIDVREALSQFESTLLFELTEEQREAVIGAVLAPVTCISGGAGTGKTTILLAVLAVYRAVANGITIKQVALSGRASQRMSESTGYEACTIAKLISDHLGEGKKRLPEHILLIIDEASMIDIFSMYRLCGILPEATRILFVGDVAQLPPIGAGLVFHSLTKPNMPLPTFNLSQVKRQASESGIYRFATAIRNSETYQLPLTNRLLSESEDASLETEMTLDRAYHLWCQAGGRDNTVLLSPVRKGILGVDSINSDFQKRVGGNRKLVKNPLIPHFEWRNTKGQWLLEGDPVMVNQNDYTLDVRNGDLGYISEVFDSVFEDGSVGTLMLDRGSIPLTIELLEKLELAYAITVHKSQGSQWTTTIMTLPEEASHMIDQTLLYTGATRPKQQLVIMGTQSSIDTAIRKGNIAFKRKVCLGGLIALTT